A stretch of Porites lutea chromosome 5, jaPorLute2.1, whole genome shotgun sequence DNA encodes these proteins:
- the LOC140937130 gene encoding violet-sensitive opsin-like, which yields MASASDISLGVINGFFSVSGSILNILVTVVILKHTELQKGLNFLIVSLTAADLVNCLVAQPMYVYYLSRGREATRFLEAFEIIAYIGLHAVVSNLITITYHRMRALSRPFSHLLQVSRKDLLIGILLTWVVSIIVGVIFAPYLPGKVAGAYFHAVMIAVLVLTYVRILLMSRNKRRQIAEQVDKLPYQHQAATMDQENAAAVTSAILVGTTLLCFVPDVTLDLISWEKAATNRRQWNYTLLFTCAALNPCIIIWRSHQLRRVLLQTIRFAH from the coding sequence ATGGCATCGGCAAGCGATATATCCCTAGGTGTTATCAACGGTTTTTTCAGCGTTAGTGGTAGCATTTTGAACATCCTAGTCACCGTAGTTATTCTAAAGCACACTGAACTTCAAAAGGGACTGAACTTCTTAATAGTGTCCTTAACCGCCGCAGATCTCGTCAATTGTCTTGTTGCTCAGCCAATGTACGTCTACTACCTTAGCCGTGGCAGAGAAGCTACCCGCTTTCTTGAGGCATTTGAAATCATCGCTTACATCGGTCTTCATGCGGTGGTCTCCAACCTCATAACAATTACCTATCACAGGATGAGGGCTCTGTCACGGCCATTTTCCCATCTTTTGCAGGTTTCTAGAAAGGACCTTCTCATCGGGATACTTTTAACATGGGTGGTTTCCATCATCGTAGGCGTTATATTCGCTCCGTATTTACCAGGTAAAGTGGCAGGAGCTTATTTCCACGCGGTCATGATAGCAGTATTAGTCCTAACTTACGTAAGGATTTTGTTGATGTCGAGGAATAAACGCCGACAAATCGCGGAACAGGTGGACAAATTGCCTTACCAACACCAAGCCGCTACGATGGATCAAGAAAACGCAGCGGCCGTGACCTCTGCCATCTTAGTTGGTACTACGTTACTGTGCTTCGTCCCTGATGTGACGCTCGATTTGATAAGCTGGGAAAAGGCGGCAACTAATAGGCGGCAGTGGAATTACACGTTACTTTTTACTTGCGCAGCTCTGAATCCCTGTATCATTATTTGGCGAAGCCACCAACTTAGGAGGGTGCTACTGCAGACTATTCGGTTCGCACACTGA